gtatgcatgagtaaggccaaccgcggagcggggttcttattggattatatatttgatatgatgtatttgtaattagtcactctgtagaatatataaggaggccaaccaaccatggtaacacccaggtcaattacctcttgtcgcatcccccaactgtacgaggccttaggccagtaattACTAAGTTCCCTACCTGTACtcgtcgccttaagcggcttccttatcgtagatacatagcttgccattgccattagggctttggtcattgtacttagatagttagtcgttgtaggtagccacctcaccgccttaagcggtttttacttagttctatacggccacaagcgcccgctacctagacgacccttacggacgtctaggacacagttgttctgtaaactctccaaaTGCCACTTTCATGTCACCACGGTAGACTACCTCggtattgtcatctccccagctggcttctccatggaccaaaagaagattgaggccgtTACATCATGGCCCGCACCCAAaatggtcaaacaggtccaggccttcttaGGTTTTGTCAATTATCTCTGCCggttcattcccaattttaGCTCTGTTGCGCAACCTCTAcataacctcaccaaaaaggaaaccccttggtcatggggtaacctggAGGAAACTGCCTTCCAGGAACTAAAGTcccttgtcacccagtcaccTGTCCtaatccactccaaccccaatcttccctactacctagaaacggacgcgtcaggagtagccatgggagccatcttaAGTCAGCAAGGAGAGGATAACCGCCTTCACccagttgcatatatgtccaagtccttttcCGGCGcagaagccaactatgacacccacgataaggaaCTTTTAGCAATTATCAAAGCCCTGGAAGAATGGCGaattttcctggaagcaacAGACAGGCCAATTCAGGTCTTCACAGATcacaggaacctggaatattggaggCAGGCTAGGACCTTCAACCGCAGGCACGCTAGATGGTGCATCTTCCTGAgtgacttcaactttgagatccactaccgaccagggaaacaatcagggaaaccagatgcactGTCCCGACGCGCAGACTATGTTGATCTTCCCCCCGAACCAGAAGTTATGATCCCTACCAAAGTTTTTGCCAATacgtcagaagaggaactggaaattgtcacggaaatccGCACCAAGCTTAGAGAAGACCCATCCCTTGAGCCtattatccaattcctcacagaagatgcggacaaCGCTCCCCCCTCCATCCGTAAGGCATACAAGgactatgactgggaagaggacctcctcTGGTACCGCGGCAAACTAGTAGTCCCAGACTCGGAAGCCCTGAAGGAACGGCTACTCAGAGAATTCCATGACGCACCCCTGGCAGGGCACCCTGGACAACAACGTACCTTGGAACTACTAAGttgtaactactggtggccaggcatgaagtcctccgccaaggaatgggtggaatgttgcccagtatgccaagccaatcaacaAGCCCATGCACCAGTCATAGCGCTAAAACCGCTGGAAGTCCCCCCATTTccattccacaccatctagtatgactttatcacaggattccctaaGTCAAATGGGCACAATGCAATCCtggtagtcattgactccttttccaagtttgggcaCTTTATCCCAACCTCAAAAAAGGTGACCGCTAAGGGGCTAGCAGACCTATTTGTCAGTCATGTCTGGAAATTGCACGGATTACCAGTtaaaaccattttggatTGTGGAACCACATTTACGGGAAAGTTTCTAAGGGCACTATACCAACAACTAGGGGTTAAACCAGCcttctcatcagcctaccacccagaatcTGATGGCCAAACGGAGAGGGTGAATCAGTttattgagttctacctcagatcataCGTTGCTGCAGACCACTCCGACTGGGCTACCTGGTTGCCACTGGCGGAATACGCTTACAACAATGCGAAACACTCCGCCACgggaaaaaccccctttgaattggtctaTGGCAGAAACCCCGTCATGAATCCGTCAAACGTCCCTgcaaacgtcccagaagcagatctTGTGGCAGACACCTTGGCtcaggaatggaaggaagccgaagcggccctcagaatgagcaaggaacggATGACAAGGGATAAAGGAACAACCCCTGAATATTCAATTGGGGAAAAGGTCTGGCTAGacggaaaaaacgtggaactcaggacaaattccaacaagTTGGACCCCAAACGACTGGGCCCCTTTGAGGTATTAGAAAAGGTGTCCAGCCATgcgtaccgcctcaaacTGCCAGAAACCCTCAAAATCCACAACGTGTTCTATGTGGGATTGTTATCCAGGGCACATATATCCCCGAGTCAACCATTCCTGGAAAggccccctcctgaaacagtagaaggggaagaagaatacgaggtggaacaaatcattgactccaagcaaCAACGGGGAAAGTGGTtttacctaatcaaatggaaaggctatggtccggaagacaattcctgggaaccagaagagctCCTGGATCACAGTCAGGAGGAGattcaacgcttcaacaagtcacgactgaaaaaggctcgtgactccgccaagagcctttaaggggggggcaatgtcataacctcctaacttaTACCACCGGAAtcggacgatttttctgatatttttactattttttacgaaccctttatcttatgtttttcaatcacgtgatctcggcgcttattatgccgagatgccgcgccaagatgccgtgccaagggcgcttaggggaaatccacgcttccgcacagcccgcagcacccttcttatttcacacctgtacttcctttctcacgcgcacagaccatgtaaatagtgcgtTCTCTTCTATacatacagcaggaaaattgcttggagatcccaagtcgattttacctcgtctcatattcattgaggaggattagacagccagctaagtagcaggcccccagtagtattcagacgctcaccccaccccttaactcaccacacctccaggcctaaggccccctcgcattagttagtagtagaagCCGCCTTAAAGCAGACTTAGTTAGCCTTAtcagtagattacataagtgttacttgtagtagtacggcctcaagcgcccgactccactagcgtgtgcccaccttacagtggtgcacgacactttcttgaccaggttatgtaacggcctggccatgtgactgaagttggcGACAAAGCGTTGTAGGAAGTTTGCAAATCCAAGGAAGGACTGAACTTCTTTAACCTTGGTGGGCGTAGGCCACTCTTGGacagcctggattttgagcttgtccagactaaaacccttatctgatacaatgattcccagaTATTCTAcggaggtgacgtggaacgtGCATTTGgacgccttgcagaacaattgATTTTCCATTAGCCGCTttaggacctcatgaacgtgttgcgtgtgagatgcgtcatccttagagtagattaggatgtcatcaaggtagatgatgacgcatacatccagcaaATCTTTGAATAgtttgttcataaaatgttgaaaggcggcaggggcatttGTCAACCCAAAAGTCATTACTAGGGACTCGTATAGACCGTATTTGGTGCAAAACACGgtcttccattcgtcaccttcctttacTTGTATGTTGTTATACCCCCAGCGTAGATCCAACttagtaaagaccttggcaccgcggagctgggccataaggtcgTCTGGTCTGGGTAGAGGGTAAACGTTTTTCTTTGTACAATTGTTGAGGTGGcggtaatccacaaccaggcGGCaagaaccatccttttttggtacaaacataaccgggGAGCTGATTGACGACTTGCTGGGACGGATTTTTCCAGCTTTgagctcgtccctgagccaatccttgagtgtagcggatttggcattggtcatgctataaaggggtgagttcaaggggccttcttccgtaaGTTCAATACCAATGTTGTAGTGCCTATGAGGGgggagcttattgaattcttcctccccaaatacctttgcatattgatggtacttggagggtactccttcaagggggtttttgtcagcttcctcctctttggcaatggctatGTGTTCTGGGGGCGTGTGAGGGAATGAGAGGGTGCGcaagttccaatcaattttgGGATTATGGTTCTCTAACCATTTGATTCCTAAGATGGCAGCGTGTGATCCGGtattgcaaatcaggaaggtttccgtcatgcgtttgccatcaattaggaaggttaggtgggccttcttccaaatctttccagcctgggggcttgacccatcaagcatagtgacAGTGCGGGGTGAAGGGAGGTCTAtaagtgggaggcggagtgattccgcggtacGGGGGTGCATGAATGaagaggtggcgcctgagtcaatcaggacttctaagtattccgcttttttctctggtttgatggaAATTGTAAATAagggggagattctattgtgaCTATTCGATATGTTACATATTTCCAAGACAAGGCCAGAGTCCtttgggtccttgcgcgcggcagcaggtacccttactcttttcccaattgggaTTCAGAGTCttcgccaattttggcggtttccttagccttccctttttcctcaataggggtggctttccagcccgtgtggcattccgcaaacttgtggcccattttaccgcacttgatgcaagCGCCAGCGGCACAGCGGCAATtttgttcctcttccaacacGAAGTTAgggttgttggagagtttctttgaaccggTAGTTgactggccggtactcgtcccccttgcagggttggatggtctgctagacttattatcctttggcggatggctagcacgctcttcacggagagcgttgttgatgacaagtgctgcgttttgcagctcaaggagggtacGGGGGCGGTGTTCACGGGTggcaatttggcggctgacctcccaatggaggccacgggcaaactggccttgaAGGGCcgcgtcattccagtccagttccatggc
The Rhizoctonia solani chromosome 8, complete sequence DNA segment above includes these coding regions:
- a CDS encoding Retrotransposable element Tf2 protein, which gives rise to MDQKKIEAVTSWPAPKMVKQVQAFLGFVNYLCRFIPNFSSVAQPLHNLTKKETPWSWGNLEETAFQELKSLVTQSPVLIHSNPNLPYYLETDASGVAMGAILSQQGEDNRLHPVAYMSKSFSGAEANYDTHDKELLAIIKALEEWRIFLEATDRPIQVFTDHRNLEYWRQARTFNRRHARWCIFLSDFNFEIHYRPGKQSGKPDALSRRADYVDLPPEPEVMIPTKVFANTSEEELEIVTEIRTKLREDPSLEPIIQFLTEDADNAPPSIRKAYKDYDWEEDLLWYRGKLVVPDSEALKERLLREFHDAPLAGHPGQQRTLELLSCNYWWPGMKSSAKEWVECCPYDFITGFPKSNGHNAILVVIDSFSKFGHFIPTSKKVTAKGLADLFVSHVWKLHGLPVKTILDCGTTFTGKFLRALYQQLGVKPAFSSAYHPESDGQTERVNQFIEFYLRSYVAADHSDWATWLPLAEYAYNNAKHSATGKTPFELVYGRNPVMNPSNVPANVPEADLVADTLAQEWKEAEAALRMSKERMTRDKGTTPEYSIGEKVWLDGKNVELRTNSNKLDPKRLGPFEVLEKVSSHAYRLKLPETLKIHNVFYVGLLSRAHISPSQPFLERPPPETVEGEEEYEVEQIIDSKQQRGKWFYLIKWKGYGPEDNSWEPEELLDHSQEEIQRFNKSRLKKARDSAKSL
- a CDS encoding Retrotransposable element Tf2 protein, with the protein product MATCSRPTSRTRSPINQGELEPQLPPATYVELGEVSLERITSLLLGLLGQVEHLKQKVEEVQEAGVEARTNLENISQAVNTVKDGLRSLQLHGPRTPEDTKPPVVEATPRPLSKVNPIGSTSWVSFWPEPSKGLPVFAQPTPVQAVPPQVPSPPPSPPPSPLLQSPIGTAAPPPPAPVATYPAPVKVDHPDAYTGKIGSKAKQWLTRMLAWTRLNARMFPTNQEVLSFLLMNMKDSARAWAHPHLDQLGSHRAIIQTVEGFKLEFLAAFGDPDATRAAERKITTLTQSGTCADYITKFRTLAMELDWNDAALQGQFARGLHWEVSRQIATREHRPRTLLELQNAALVINNALREERASHPPKDNKSSRPSNPARGTSTGQSTTGSKKLSNNPNFVLEEEQNCRCAAGACIKCGKMGHKFAECHTGWKATPIEEKGKAKETAKIGEDSESQLGKDHNRISPLFTISIKPEKKAEYLEVLIDSGATSSFMHPRTAESLRLPLIDLPSPRTVTMLDGSSPQAGKIWKKAHLTFLIDGKRMTETFLICNTGSHAAILGIKWLENHNPKIDWNLRTLSFPHTPPEHIAIAKEEEADKNPLEGVPSKYHQYAKVFGEEEFNKLPPHRHYNIGIELTEEGPLNSPLYSMTNAKSATLKDWLRDELKAGKIRPSKSSISSPVMFVPKKDGSCRLVVDYRHLNNCTKKNVYPLPRPDDLMAQLRGAKVFTKLDLRWGYNNIQVKEGDEWKTVFCTKYGLYESLVMTFGLTNAPAAFQHFMNKLFKDLLDVCVIIYLDDILIYSKDDASHTQHVHEVLKRLMENQLFCKASKCTFHVTSVEYLGIIVSDKGFSLDKLKIQAVQEWPTPTKVKEVQSFLGFANFLQRFVANFSHMARPLHNLVKKVSCTTVRWAHASGVGRLRPYYYK